In a genomic window of Caloenas nicobarica isolate bCalNic1 chromosome 29, bCalNic1.hap1, whole genome shotgun sequence:
- the PLP2 gene encoding proteolipid protein 2, with protein MEPSGSQSCPRACLAFSRTHKGLVLIGEIALCVLVLVCYGASHTPGYTGLAVCELVFAALMLVVLGGGLAPHISFIHWGWTDFLRCVIGCLLFLITSLIVLIGTRGGAGVAGGVFGLLAGILLGYDAYITLPTRHRSAATESPDAA; from the exons ATGGAGCCCAGCgggtcccagagctgccccagggccTGCCTGGCCTTCAGCCGCACCCACAAGGGGCTGGTGCTGATCGGAGAAATC GCGCTGTGCgtgctggtgctggtgtgcTACGGGGCCTCGCATACGCCGGGCTACACCGGGCTGGCTGTGTGTGAACTGGTGTTCGCCGCGCTGATGTTagtggtgctgggggggggccTGGCCCCCCACATCTCCTTCATCCACTGGGGCTGGACT gaTTTCCTGCGCTGTGTCATCGGGTGCCTGCTCTTCCTCATCACATCCCTCATCGTCCTCATCGGGacgcgcggcggggccggcgtggctgggggg GTTTTTGGGCTCCTGGCCGGGATCCTGCTGGGCTACGATGCCTACATCACCCTGCCCACCCGGCACCGCAGCGCCGCTACTG AGTCCCCGGATGCCGCCTGA